From the genome of Oxyura jamaicensis isolate SHBP4307 breed ruddy duck chromosome 2, BPBGC_Ojam_1.0, whole genome shotgun sequence, one region includes:
- the GEM gene encoding GTP-binding protein GEM, with the protein MTLNNVTMRRTHTSSLQQQQQRWSIPADGKNLLVQKDSNEYNAQKRYTISPDEYYRRSWSSESSDSVISSESGSNCYRVVLIGEHGVGKSSLANIFAGVHDSIDSDCEVLGEDTYERTLMVDGESATIILLDMWDNKREGEWIRDHCMKVGDAYLIVYSITDRASFEKASELRIELRRARQKEDIPIILVGNKSDLVRCREVSVAEGRACAVVFDCKFIETSAAVQHNVKELFEGIVRQVRLRRDSKEKNEKRLAYQKRRESIPKKARRFWGKIVAKNNKNMAFKLKSKSCHDLSVL; encoded by the exons ATGACCCTCAACAACGTTACCATGCGTCGCACCCacaccagcagcctgcagcagcagcagcagcggtggAGCATCCCCGCTGACGGCAAGAACCTGCTGGTCCAGAAGGACTCCAACGAGTACAACGCACAGAAGCGATACACCATCAGCCCCGACGAGTACTACAGAAGGAGCTGGTCCTCGGAGTCGTCCGACTCCGTCATCTCCTCTGAGTCCGGCAGCAATTGCTACCGTGTGGTGCTGATCGGGGAGCATGGCGTAGGCAAGTCGTCGCTGGCCAACATCTTCGCGGGGGTACACGACAGCATCGACAGCGACTGCGAGGTGCTGGGAG aagacACGTATGAAAGAACCCTGATGGTGGATGGGGAGAGCGCGACCATTATACTGCTGGACATGTGGGATAATAAG CGTGAAGGAGAATGGATTCGAGACCACTGCATGAAAGTGGGAGATGCATACTTGATTGTCTACTCCATCACAGACCGAGCAAGCTTTGAGAAGGCCTCTGAACTCAGAATAGAGCTCCGCAGAGCTCGCCAGAAAGAAGATATTCCCATCATTTTGGTTGGCAACAAAAGCGACCTTGTCAGGTGCCGCGAAGTTTCAGTGGCAG AGGGCCGAGCATGCGCCGTTGTGTTTGACTGCAAGTTCATCGAGACCTCAGCGGCTGTGCAGCACAACGTGAAGGAGCTCTTTGAAGGCATCGTGAGGCAAGTCCGGCTCCGGAGGGACAGCAAGGAAAAGAACGAGAAGCGGCTGGCTTACCAGAAGCGGAGGGAGAGCATCCCGAAGAAAGCCAGGCGTTTCTGGGGCAAAATAGTTGCCAAGAACAACAAGAATATGGCCTTCAAACTCAAGTCCAAGTCTTGCCATGACCTATCGGTACTTTAA